Within the Bacillus mesophilus genome, the region GAACTGTTAACGGTATAGGATCATTACACAGGTAGTTTCTTCCTTCAGTAACCATACGAACATTGTTGAACTCTTTAGAACAAAAGGCGCAAGCGCCCCGTTAAGCCCCGACAAGCAAATGTTCCTAGAAGAAGAAAAGGGGAACTTTCCTTTTCTTCTTCTAGGGTTATTTGACCAAGGAAAAAGTGTTTTTTCTTTTTCCCTCGAGGTAGGATGAAATTGCAAAGATCATCGCAATTTCATCTTGGCTGGGCGCTGGAGCTAGATTTAAATGTACTGTCCCCAGTTATCAACAAATGATTATTTTTAATTTCCTAAACCACAAACAAAAGACTATCCGAGACAGCCTCAGATAGTCTTACATGTTAATTGTTTTCAATTAAATTTTGTACTTTCTTTAAAGCACCTGGTTCTACTCTTTCCAAAGCTGTTGCCGCTTCTTCCAGCGCACGAGGATACTCAAAATTGCGGAATGCTAGCTCTGCCTCTGCAAGCTTTTCAGCCATATGAAGGGACCTACCTCTATATCTATTTCCGTACTGAATGACCTGCTCTACTAAAAATGCCTGTTCAACCATCTCCTCAGTTTTTGAAGACAATAGTTCTACTTTAGCTAGGGCCTGCTCCAATAAAGAAGTTAGTGCCGGAACATGAAGAGGTTTTTCCTGTAGCTTTTCCGCCACCATTACTACCTGGTTGTTACACTCCTTTATTTCAAAGAGATAACCCTCTGGTAAACCTGGAAGATTACTCTTCTGAACAAGGCGTTTTGAATCCAGAAGCATTTTTCTCATTTCTCCGAGCTTTTCTTTTACATACATCTCGTCTTTTCTAAGAGTCTGTAGCATATCTACAAATTCTTGATGAGATTGCTTTAAGGTATCAATTTGTCCTTTAATATCCTCTAGTTCACTTTGAATGACCGAATAAGCAATATCCTGTTCTTCAATAGAGCCTTTAACATTCGTGAACCTTTTAAGCAATGTATTGATTTGTGTTTCAATATCCTTTTGCATTTCGAGATCTTTATCAAGTAGCTTATAGCTGAGCTGCACTTGCTCTGCTTCTATCTTCGTTTCCTTCGTTTCATCATTCAGTTGGCTCAGGTCAACATGTATAGGTGTCACCTGTTGCTGAACAAAATGCTTTGAAATGACTTCTTTTTCAAGCTGATCATAAAATCCTTCAATCTGTTCTTGAAGTTCAATTAAGCCTGCTTTCACGGGCTCAATATCTGCATTTTCAATATAAATGAGATACTCTGTGAGTTTTCCCTTCATGGATGAAACTTCTTTTTCCACTTGAAGGTGATTTAACACAAACCCTTCCTCCGTCATCTCTTTTACACCTTGTAACAATTCATCAATTTGGTTTGGAATCGTTAAAGAACAATCCTTAAGAAGTGCAGGTAATTCTTCTATTAACAATTTAATATGATCAATCTGGTCTTTTATGGACTGAACAAGTTCTTTTGCCAAAAGTATGTCACCATTGTCCATCTTTTCATAAAATGATTCAAATTGTACGACAATTCCCTCTAGCATCAGCTCAAGCTTTACCTCTGCTTTTCCAAATGAATTACTGTGAGCTAAGATCTTTCTTTTTAAATCTCGATAATCTTGCTTTAATTCTTCAATCTCAACTTTATTATTTTCTTCACTACCTACTAATTCTTGTAGTTCCGATAGTATTGATTTTATTGTGTCTTCTATTCCCTGAAGCTGATCATTAATTTCTTTCACTAAAAGCTTAGCTTTACGAATTCGATATTTATCGGCATATTCTTCGATATCAAACAGTGCTTCCTCTACATTAGGTAGCTCAGTTGTGATGATTTCATCCCATTCAGTACGCCATTTTTCAAACAGCTGCTCAGTTTGTCCGACCATATTAAGACCCTTCATTAACGACATCTCATCTGTTACAGGTCTGTTCATTATATCAATCTTCCACGCCTCTAAACGATCGACATCTTTATAAACTTTCTTTCTAACGAGCATGCCATATATGAAAAAGATGACCAATAAAAGGATTGCAACGATGATGAATTCCATAATAAGCCCCTTTCCTCTGCTAATGTTCACCATCTCTTTATCTAATTGGAAAAGTAAAGTTACACTACTTTATTTCCTACATTTTCAGATTAGCTAAAAAAAGATAGAACTATATTTATATTTTAATTGTAAATGAATTTTCAATGCTTTTATGATACCATGTAAACGACAATTTTTGACCAAATTTTTTAAAATTTTTACATTTTGAACGTGGAGGAATGAACTTTGATTGCTGACGGTCACATTCACACACCATTTTGCCCTCATGGAACGAAGGATTCTTTTGAACATTATATAGAAAAAGCAATAGGTCTAGGCTTTAAAGAAATATCATTTACAGAGCACGCTCCACTTCCTATAAACTTTAATGACCCTACTCCACTAAAAGATAGTTCGATGAGACTAGAGCACCTGGATTCATATTTCGAGACGATTACACAATTAAAAGAGAGATATTCCAATCAAATAAAGATTAACAGAGGATTAGAGGTTGATTATATTGAGGGATACGAGGATGAGATTCGCTCTTTTCTATTAAAATACGGACCTTTAATAGATGATAGTATTTTATCTGTCCATTTCCTTAAGAAGGATACTAGCTATTATTGTATGGATTATAGCCCAGATGCATTTGGGGAAATGATTACGATTTTTGGAAGTGTTGAACATATTTATAAGTCCTATTATGAAACTGTTTTGAAGTCGATTCATTCAGATTTAGGCTTGTTCAAACCAAAAAGAATCGGTCACCTTACACTTGCTCATAAGTTTCAAAAAAAATTTCCTGTTCAACACAGCTTCGAACAGGAAATACGAGAAATACTGGTTAACATGAAAGAAAAACAACTACAGCTTGATTATAATGGAGCAGGAATAAATAAGCCCCTTTGCAAAGAGCCTTACCCTCCTCATTGGGTAATCAAAGAGGCAATAACACTATCAATTCCGCTTGTATATGGATCAGATGCCCACCAAGTCAAGGATCTACACCAAGGAATTGACTACTTATATCCACACGCTCCCTTTACTTCTCCCACTTCTCTTTAGGATGGGTTGAAATTCGACGGATAGATTAAGTAACGATTAAAAGTGAGCAATTTTTAATTCCGGCATCGTCACCTGACAAATGGAGAATTCAATCCAGTTCTCCATTTCTTTGCTATACTGCTTAAAGAAATATTCATCATGAGGAATGATATGCAACACCTCTGTAAAATACTGAGGCTGAAGCACAGGCATGGTAAGCATCCCTTTGAATTGGGCAAGTACAGATGGAATGGCAAGCTTACGAAATTCCTTTGAACGGATCCCGTCTTCAAATAATTGTTTAAAATAATACTTTTCTTTTGCTAAATAGGTTGCCATGACTTCTCGAATTAAGACGTTGTCTAGCGTCATCTCTCTGTAGACAAACCTTGCTAGATGTCTATTTTCCGCTTGAAATCTAAGCAAAGTTCTAGTTAAAAAAACAAGTCTTTCTTTAGCAGATAAAGATTCATGCTGTTCAAGCACTTCTTCTATCACACGAATATACTGATCTAAATATAAAGATATGAGATGCTCTAACAATCCTTTTTTATTTTTAAAATAGTATGAAACAATAGCAATATTAACATCGGCTTTTTCAGCTATATCTCTAATCGAGGTTCCATTAAAACCTTTCGTGTTGAATAATCCAATTGACGCTTGCACGACTTTTTCTTTAGATGAAGGCTTAGGTTGACTCAAATTGATCACTCCATGAATTCTCGTCTTATAGAGGATGTTCAAAAGTTATGTGAAATTAGCTATAGAATTTCTTCAATGGCTATTTCCCCTTAGTTTTTAAACAGGCTCTAATATAATACCTTCTTGCTATTTGGGTGGAACCCTTTATGTTTTCATCGACAAATTCGTGCTTATTCTATTGTATTTTGCTATAGTATTAAACAATTAGTATCAAAAAAAGGGGGATTTCCGTGTTTAAAGTCGAACAATACAAGGAAACAAAAGAAAAGAATTACGATCTTGTGATTAAGCAGCTTCAAGCACTATTAGAAGGTGAGAGTAATGTTGTTGCAAATTTAGCAAATGCCTCTGCTTTGTTAAATCAATTTTTATCAGATGTAAATTGGGTTGGTTTCTATGTAACTGACGGTGAGGATGAACTAATTCTTGGACCATTTCAAGGTCTTCCTGCTTGTGTTAGGATCCCTTTTGGTAAAGGAGTTTGCGGAACTGCCGCTGCAACAAAGGAGACACAACGAATTGCAGATGTACATGCATTCCCTGGTCATATTGCTTGTGATGCAGCTTCACAATCGGAAATCGTTGTTCCATTAATTAAGAATGGAAAAGTAATAGGAGTACTAGATATAGACAGTCCGAAAAAGGACCGCTTCGACGAGACTGATCAAAAATCGTTAGAAAAGTTTGTTGAGGTTCTGATCCCATTTATTTAATAGGCTCTTTTCTAAAACTTTGTTGCTTTCGTGACATTTAGTTTGGCTAAACAACCTGTTTTATAAGCAAATTGAATATAGATTAGAAAAGAGCAACTCTCTTTATGTATAGTAAGATCTTGATACTAAGGTAAAATTCCGGCTTTTGGGATTTTTACGCTGAGCAACAATCTATACGAAAACAGCCATTTAATAAGAAAAGGAGTCGTAACATCGACTCCTTTTCTTATTTATAAGCATATTTTTAAACTATAACTTATTTAGAGCCTGATTCAAGTCTTCCCAAATATCTTCCCACGCTTCTAAACCGACTGACAGCCTAACCAGTTGATTAGTAATTCCCATCATAAGCCTTTGTTCCTCTGGCACAATTGCATGAGTCATCGTTGCTGGATGCTGGATTAGAGTCTCAGTGTCACCAAGGCTCACCGCCACCTTAATTAAGTGCAAATTATTTAGTAGTTTTTGTGCGTCTTCTTTCTCACCATGAATAGTAAACGAAATAACGCCACCTGCTCTACTCATCTGTCCTTCACTAATATTTGTTGTAAGTAATGGATAAATCAGCTTGTCAACCTTTTTATGAAGCTTCAATTTCTCTACTATTTTCTCAGCATTATCACAATGACGTTCCATTCTGACTGGCAGGGTCTTAAGTCCTCGAAGAAGTAGCCATGCATCAAATGGCGACATAATTCCACCAATATCCTTTCGAACATGCATCGCAATTTCGTTGATGACTTCTGCTTTACCGACCACGATTCCACCAACCACGTCACCATGGCCACCAATATACTTAGTCGCACTGTGCACCACTAAATCACAGCCCCACTCTAATGGTCTTTGTAAATAGGGTGACAGAAAAGTGTTATCAACAATAACCGGTATATTATGTTTTTTAGCCGCACTCACCACTTTTGAAAGGTCGATCACTTCCATCGTTGGATTAATAGGTGTTTCAAGGAAAATGCATGCTGTTTTATCTGAGATTTTTTCCTCTATTTCCTCAATCGTATTCATATCTAGTAAATCAAAAGTGATTTGAAGCTTCTCCTCTAGCCATTTTAATAAACCAAACGTACAGCCATATATCCCCTTTGAACATAGAACATGACTGCCTTGCTCTACATAATGTAATAACACGGAAGATACAGCGGCCATACCTGATCCAAACGCCAAACCTTTCTCAGCGCCCTCAAGAATTGCCATCTTGTCTTCTAATAATTGAACAGTCGGGTTACCCAGTCGTGAATAAATCATTCCTTCTTCATTTCCTGAAAATCTACCTTCTCCTTGTTCAGCTGTATTAAAGGTAAATGTAGATGTTTGAAATAAAGGTGGAGTTAAGCTACCTAAAAACTGTTTTGATTGATAGTTACCATGAACAGCATTCGTTTCAAACTTATGATTTTTCCCCATATTCCCGCCTCCTACATACTATAATATGTGAAAAAACCAAATTTGAAAACGCTTACTTTTTGTCATTTATAGTTGTAATTTGTATTTTTTTGTAAATCCTAACTAATAAATAGCTCTTTCTAAAAATAAAACCCTATTTTTCATTTCCGTTTCACTATGCTATAACACTTTCTTTTGGAAGAAGGAAGGATTAGCACTCGGCACTTATTTTTTTAGTTTCCACAAAAAAAGACGAGCCTGTTTAAACTCGTCAACGTGTTTTATTTAATCAATTGCCACTTTAACATGTTAGCCTCTTGATTGATCCTCTTCATATTCAGCTTTTCTAATACTCTAATTGATGATAAGTTACTTTCATCGCACTCGGCTATAACTTCATCAACACTTTCATGTGAAAAAGCCCAAGTAATGAGTTCTCTAACAGCTTCCGTAGCATAACCATTACCTTGTGCAGTAGGTATCATTCCATACCCAACTTCAACAGCATGGTTTCCATTAGGCTTACCCTTAAATCCAATATCTCCAATTATACGGATTGTCTCTTTCTCAATAACTAGCCATACCCCCCAGCCAATCAGAGAAGGATCCTTTCTAAGCTCTTCTATGTGGAATTGTATATGTGGACCCATTTCAAAGTCTTCATTTGAAATCGTTGATACAAGAGACTCAGTACAAGGAACTAGTTTTAATCTTTTTGTTTGTAACTCCATTATAATCTCCTCTTTAAGGCATTTATCTAATCCTGTTCTTGGACATTTACTTTGTTTTTACCTGTTCCCTTTGCCTTGTATAATGCTTCATCGGCTCGCTTAAACAATCTAAATGGTGTATCTTCTTGCCCTTTTCGCCAATGTCCCACTCCACAGGAAATTGTAACCTTTGGCTCCGTTAATTCTTCTACTCTTTGAACTAATCGTTCTGCAACTGCGATCCCAGAAGGTAGTTCGACTCTGGGAAGATAGATCGCAAGCTCCTCGCCACCCCATCTAGCACCAACATCAAACTCCCGAATGTTATCCTTAATTATTTCAGCCACTTGCTTTAATACGTTATCCCCAACCTGGTGGCCATACTGATCATTGACCAACTTAAAGTTATCTAGGTCTATTAATATAAAGCTACCAAATGCATCAGTTTTCATAGACTTTGCAATCATCTCATTTAGATAGTTTCTCGAATGTAACTTTGTGAGATGATCTGTTATTACTAGTTTTTCAAGTTCTTCTCGCAGCATAGAGTTTGTAAGAGCAAGCGTTGAATGGTGTATAAGAGACTGTAGTAACTTGAACGTCTCAAATGAAAATGCGTAAGGCTCCTTGTCTAATACGATTGCTACTCCAAGTAGTTCGTTACCTTGAACCATCGGCACAGCCATTAAAGAACGGAAAGCAATGAGATGATCTAAAGGTAAATTACCAATAAAAATAGACTCATGCTCTGCGTTTATTTTTGAATGAATATCTCTCACAACTTGTAAATGCCCTTGATCCTCCCTAAAGAACGAAGTACTCCCAGGAAGTGTTTCATAAATCCCGTGTTGCTTAAACAGGATAAACCCTACTTCATCTGCCAAAAAAGACTTAATAATCTGTTTTGACATATAGTTCATTGCTTCCGATAAACGTAAGTTTGAATTTAGCTGGTGTGAGGTCTCATTGATCAGCTGTAGATCCGCAACTAAACGATTAGATTGATGATAGAGCTTAGCGTTTTCAAGCGCACTTCCTGCTGTATTTGCAAGAAGTTTCACAAAATTGATTTCTTCTTGAGGAAATAAAAGCGTATTTGGAGTTATAATTTGTAACACTCCATAAACGCCTTGCTTACCTTTTAGTGGCGCATATAATACAGATGTTCGATCTGAAATGTTATCTTCTAATTGAATTTCTCCTGTAACGTAAGCTTGTGTAACTGCCAAATTTGCTTCATCATATTGTATTTCTTTAATAGGTAAATCATTTAGATGATTATAGTCCTGAGATAAAAGCAAATAGTAGCTAAAATGAGGATACACTTCTCTCAATGTTTCTATAACCTCTTTAAGAACAGCATCCATATTCATGGAGGAATGGAATTTAGAGGTAACACGATATAATTGTTCATATCGTCTATGTTCATCCGTAAGATCCATAAATTCATCAAACTTATTGATATAATCTGAAAGGAAACATACCAATCCATCCCAGCTCACTTCTGCTGGCGTGTGATGACCTGTTAATAATGTAAGTGATAGTAAATTCAGTTTCCTATCTTTATTGCGTAGAGGTATAAATACAATTTGCTGATTGTCAGTAGATATAATCTTAACTTTACCTTCTTCGAGGGTATCCGTTTGTGAGGAAAAGACATGTATGTAATCATCAGCTTTGCTCACCTGGTCTAGGCTAGTTGAGTTTACTTTGATCAATCTCTTGCTGAAGGAATCTAGGGAGTAAAAAGACACATGTTGAGCCGAATAATGGTGTTGAATTAACTCTAGTAGTCTTCTATAGAATGTTTGTCGTTCGATAGCTTGTCCATTAAATAAAAGATCAAATAATTCACCTTTTAATTGTTGGAAATGATGCTTATTAATATTCATCTCTCATCACCTGTATAATCCGAATAGACACTTCTATTATTATAGCATTAATATTTCAATGTGGTATGAAATAATTGGGAAATTTATTCTTAAAATAATGTAGTTTATTATAGACTTGTTGACATTGCTCATTTAAAAGAATATAATTGCTTTTGTGTAAAATACTGCAGCCTAAGTAGGCAATTTATGAATCATTTTATTCCCATTCTAGGGTAATGTGTAGAAATTATTCTCCCATCATCTTTTAGACATGTGGTGTATCGTGTAACTCCCTGCTGCTGGAGCGAGGATATAACAATGTAATAAAATGAACGTAAATCAATGCTGCTACGGTTTTTATTTTATGCAAAATAAAAACACAAAAGGAGGAGTCATATTATGGCTCGTTATACAGGTCCAAGTTGGAAATTATCTCGTCGTCTTGGTGTTTCATTAAGTGGTACTGGTAAAGAATTAGAAAAGCGTCCTTACGCTCCAGGACAACATGGTCCAAACCAACGTAAGAAGCTTTCAGAATACGGTTTACAATTACAAGAGAAGCAAAAGCTTCGTCACATGTACGGAGTAAATGAGCGTCAATTCCGTCGCACATTTGATGCTGCTAACAAAATGACTGGAATCTACGGTGAAAACTTCATGATTCTTTTAGAATCTCGTTTAGATAACCTAGTTTACCGTCTTGGTTTAGCTCGTACTCGTCGTGGAGCTCGTCAATTAGTAAACCATGGTCACATCCTAGTTGATGGTGGACGCGTTGATATTCCTTCATACCGCGTAAAGCCTGGACAAACTATTGCACTTCGTGAAAAGTCTCAAAACCTATCAGCTGTTAAGGAATCAGTAGAAGTTAACAACTTTGTACCTGACTACTTATCATTTGACGCTGAAAAGCTAGAAGGAACTTACACTCGTCTTCCTGAGCGTGCAGAACTTCCTGCTGAAATCAACGAATCATTAATCGTAGAATTCTATTCTCGTTAATAAAATTAATCCCACTGGAAATTCCAGTGGGATTTTTTGTTGTTTATATATTGCTACTGAGTCATGTTTTCTAGCTTTGGCGACTTTTACTTGCAACTTCCGATTGTTTTCTTGCGAGCATTTTGATTTACTTGCGTATTTGACCGTTTTCTTGCGTCTGAAAAATTCACTTGCGAATTCACTTAATTACTTGCAACTTTTTCCTTTTTCTTGTGACTTTGATCCGTTTTCTTGCGTTTTACCGCCCGAAAATTAAAAAAACCATCTCCAAAGGAGATGGCCAAGATCAATTAAATAAATGTAACTAAGTAATACTTTTTCTTTCCTCGTCTAATTACCATATAGGCATCTTCAATACGGTGTTCATTGGATACCACAAAATCTAGCTCTTGAATTCTTTCACCGTTTATATAAATCGCTCCATTTGAAATATCTTCACGTGCTTGTCGTTTTGAAGGAGAGATTTTCCCTTGCACAAGTAAATCAACAAGAGTAGGCTGTTCTGATCCACTTACTTCAACAGAAGGAACATCCTTGAACCCTTCTCTAATCTCTTCTCCTGTTAAGTCACCAATACTCCCTGAGAATAGGGCTTCTGAAATTTTAATAGCTTGTTTTAGTGCGTCTTCGCCATGAACAAACGTTGTAACTTCTTCAGCTAAGCGCTTTTGTGCTGTTCTTTTTTCTGGAGCTTCCACCATATCTCGTTCAATCGCTTCAATTTCATCTTTTGATAGGAACGTAAAGCATTTAATAAACTTCATTACATCGCGATCATCTGTATTAATCCAGAATTGATAGAATTCGTAAGGTGAGACCTTTTCACGATCTAACCAAATCGTTCCTGATTCGGTTTTACCAAATTTAGTACCGTCAGCTTTTGTGACAAGTGGAGCTGTTAACCCAAATGCTTTTGAATCTTCAACTGATTTGCGAATTAATTCAAGACCAGCCGTAATATTCCCCCATTGATCACTTCCACCAATCTGTAAACGAACTCCTTGTGTTTCATATAACTTAAGGAAATCATATGACTGTAAAATCATATAGCTAAACTCTGTAAAAGAGATTCCCGCATCAAGTCTGGACTGTACCGAATCTTTGGCTAACATATAATTTAATCCAAAGCTTTTCCCAACGTCACGTAAAAAGGAAATTACATCTAGACTACCAATCCAGTCATAGTTGTTTGCAATAGTTGCTGGATTTTCTGGATGTTCAAAATCTAAAAAGCGAGCTAATTGATTTCTAATTTTTTCAGTAAATTGCACAACCACATCTGCAGAATTCAATGTTCGCTCATTTGCCTTTCCACTTGGGTCTCCAATTAATCCCGTTGCTCCACCTACAAGAGCAACTGGAGAGTGTCCTGCTAACTGAAAACGACGTAATGTCACAATTTGCAATAAGTTCCCTATATGAAGACTATCAGCAGTTGGATCAAATCCACAGTACAGTTTGATACTCTCCTCTGATAATACTTTTTCCAACCCTTCATGATCTGTAATCTGATGAATGAGTCCACGAAATTCCAAATCCTTTAATAAATCCATCTCGACACTCCCTTTCTATCTTAATAAGTTTACCTAAAACACAAAAAAACTCCTCCCTAAAAAAGGGACGAGTTGTAGTCGCGGTACCACCCTTGTTGAAAGCAAACTGCTTCCCACTCAGACAATTTAACGGTTTCACCGTCTTTTGCTACTAGGTTTCACAAAAGATGCTCAAGGATGTAATTCATGTGTTAATTTGTACTGATTTGCACCAACCATCAGCTCTCTAAAACAGGGAATAAACACACTACTGTATTCCTATCATCGCTTACTGTATTTAGGTTAAATAAAAATTCATATTAAAATTAATACCATAGGAGCCAAGCCAATGTCAAACCAATCTTATGATTTGCTTTTAGAATATGGTTTATTTTTCCTATAATATGTGTTCTAGTGTATGTAAAAGTCTATTTGTTATGTGCTATAATAATAGGTGATTTAGGGGGAGTGTTATGAGGATTAATAAATCAATGATAAAAGAATACTTGCAAACCTTTAAAGATGTAATATTTAGCAAAAGAACGGTAAAGGTATTTTCTGTTTCATACAAAGTTATCTGGAATTTATTTTTAGTATTTTTAGTAATTGGATTAATAGGAGCATTCTTTGCCGGTGGAGTTGGTGCTGGATATTTTGCCTCCCTCGTAAAGGACGAGCCTATTAGAAGCTATGAAAGTATGAAAAATGACATATACAACTATGAAGAGACATCAGAGGTCTACTTTGCAAACAATGTTTACTTAGGGGAAATTCGTTCAGATATCTATCGTGAGGAGCTTGCTTTAGGAGAAATATCTCCTTATTTGATCGATGCGGTGATTGCAACAGAGGATGAATATTTCTATGAGCATAATGGAGTGGTTCCAAAAGCCATTCTCCGTGCATTATTACAAGAAGTAACAAATGCGCAAACTCAAACAGGTGGAAGTACTCTTACACAACAGCTGATTAAGAATCAAATTTTATCCAGCGAAGTGTCGTTTGAACGTAAAGCAAAAGAGATTTTACTAGCAATGCGTCTTGAGCAATTCTTTAATAAAGAGGAAATTATTGAAACGTACCTAAATGTAGCAACTTTTGGGCGAAATAGCTCTGGAGATAATATTGCAGGTGTAAAAACAGCTGCACTTGGTATTTTTAACGTTGAACCGAAAGATTTAAATCTTTCGCAAGCTGCATTTATCGCAGGTCTACCACAAAGTCCGTTTGGTTATACACCATTCACTAATGCTGGTGAAATTAAAAATAACCTTCAGCCAGGATTAGATCGAATGAAAACTGTGTTAAGTAGAATGCTTAGTGCAGAGAAAATTACACAAGAGCAATATAATGAGGCCATCAATTTTGACTTGGTTGCTAGTTTTGCACCAGCAAAGCCGTCACCAACCGAAGATTACCCATGGTTAACAGCCGAAATTGAATTGCGTACGAAAGAAATCATTGCTGAACAGCTTGCAACAAAGGATGGATATGAAAAAGAAGATTTAAAAAACGACAGTGAATTAAATCAATCTTACTTAAACTTAGCTGATACAACAATGAGGCAAAATGGATATAAGATTTATACAACGATTGATAAAGAAATATATGACCGTATGCAAGTAGTAGCAAAGGAATTCCAATACTACGGTCAAGATAAAACGGAAGAAAAGAAAAATCCAGATACAGGTGAAATGGAAAAAGTAGTAGAACCCGTTGAGGTTGGTGCTGTCCTGACTGAGAATAAAACAGGTAAAATTATCAGTTTTGTGGCAGGTCGTGATCATAGCCGAGAGCAAACTAACCACGCACTACGAGCAACGCGTCAAAATGGTTCAACGATGAAACCACTTGTCGTCTATGCCCCTGGAATGGAGCTGGGTCTAATCCAGCCAGGTACTGTATTTGTTGATGTGAATTTTGAAATGGTCGCTGGTGGAAAGGTGTGGAACCCCGGAAACTTCGGTGGTGCACACTATGGATTTGTATCAGCTCGTACATCCCTTGCAAAATCTCATAATGTTCCAGCAGTTATCGGTTATACAAAAATAGTTAATCAAAGACCTACTAGCTTTTTAGAAAAAATGGGCTTCACTAGTCTAACAGAAGGTGATCATTCCAACCTAGCTATGTCTCTGGGTGGTATGGAGACTGGGGTAACCGTTGAAGAAAACGTAAACGCTTATGCTACATTTGCGAATGGTGGTAAATTCGTCGATGCATACATGATTGAAAAGATCGAAACAAAAGATGGTGAAGTCATTTATCAGCATAAAAGTGAAGAAGTTGAAGTATTCTCTCCACAAACCGCTTATCTGACTATTGATATGATGAGAGATGTAATACGAGGTGGTACCGCTTCAGGTGTGCCTTCAATGCTTAAATTCTCTTCTGACTGGGCAGGGAAGACAGGAACTTCTCAGGAATTTAGAGACTCTTGGTTTGTTGCTTCTAATCCAAATGTAACGTTTGGTACATGGATTGGGTATGATACTCCAAAGAGATTAGAGGCTTACAAAGGACTTTCCTACTCTAAGAGAGGTCAAATGATTTGGGCACAACTAATGAATGCTGCCTATGATATTAGACCCGAGTTAGTGAAGT harbors:
- a CDS encoding diguanylate cyclase domain-containing protein; its protein translation is MNINKHHFQQLKGELFDLLFNGQAIERQTFYRRLLELIQHHYSAQHVSFYSLDSFSKRLIKVNSTSLDQVSKADDYIHVFSSQTDTLEEGKVKIISTDNQQIVFIPLRNKDRKLNLLSLTLLTGHHTPAEVSWDGLVCFLSDYINKFDEFMDLTDEHRRYEQLYRVTSKFHSSMNMDAVLKEVIETLREVYPHFSYYLLLSQDYNHLNDLPIKEIQYDEANLAVTQAYVTGEIQLEDNISDRTSVLYAPLKGKQGVYGVLQIITPNTLLFPQEEINFVKLLANTAGSALENAKLYHQSNRLVADLQLINETSHQLNSNLRLSEAMNYMSKQIIKSFLADEVGFILFKQHGIYETLPGSTSFFREDQGHLQVVRDIHSKINAEHESIFIGNLPLDHLIAFRSLMAVPMVQGNELLGVAIVLDKEPYAFSFETFKLLQSLIHHSTLALTNSMLREELEKLVITDHLTKLHSRNYLNEMIAKSMKTDAFGSFILIDLDNFKLVNDQYGHQVGDNVLKQVAEIIKDNIREFDVGARWGGEELAIYLPRVELPSGIAVAERLVQRVEELTEPKVTISCGVGHWRKGQEDTPFRLFKRADEALYKAKGTGKNKVNVQEQD
- the rpsD gene encoding 30S ribosomal protein S4; this encodes MARYTGPSWKLSRRLGVSLSGTGKELEKRPYAPGQHGPNQRKKLSEYGLQLQEKQKLRHMYGVNERQFRRTFDAANKMTGIYGENFMILLESRLDNLVYRLGLARTRRGARQLVNHGHILVDGGRVDIPSYRVKPGQTIALREKSQNLSAVKESVEVNNFVPDYLSFDAEKLEGTYTRLPERAELPAEINESLIVEFYSR
- the tyrS gene encoding tyrosine--tRNA ligase, with product MDLLKDLEFRGLIHQITDHEGLEKVLSEESIKLYCGFDPTADSLHIGNLLQIVTLRRFQLAGHSPVALVGGATGLIGDPSGKANERTLNSADVVVQFTEKIRNQLARFLDFEHPENPATIANNYDWIGSLDVISFLRDVGKSFGLNYMLAKDSVQSRLDAGISFTEFSYMILQSYDFLKLYETQGVRLQIGGSDQWGNITAGLELIRKSVEDSKAFGLTAPLVTKADGTKFGKTESGTIWLDREKVSPYEFYQFWINTDDRDVMKFIKCFTFLSKDEIEAIERDMVEAPEKRTAQKRLAEEVTTFVHGEDALKQAIKISEALFSGSIGDLTGEEIREGFKDVPSVEVSGSEQPTLVDLLVQGKISPSKRQAREDISNGAIYINGERIQELDFVVSNEHRIEDAYMVIRRGKKKYYLVTFI
- a CDS encoding transglycosylase domain-containing protein; this translates as MRINKSMIKEYLQTFKDVIFSKRTVKVFSVSYKVIWNLFLVFLVIGLIGAFFAGGVGAGYFASLVKDEPIRSYESMKNDIYNYEETSEVYFANNVYLGEIRSDIYREELALGEISPYLIDAVIATEDEYFYEHNGVVPKAILRALLQEVTNAQTQTGGSTLTQQLIKNQILSSEVSFERKAKEILLAMRLEQFFNKEEIIETYLNVATFGRNSSGDNIAGVKTAALGIFNVEPKDLNLSQAAFIAGLPQSPFGYTPFTNAGEIKNNLQPGLDRMKTVLSRMLSAEKITQEQYNEAINFDLVASFAPAKPSPTEDYPWLTAEIELRTKEIIAEQLATKDGYEKEDLKNDSELNQSYLNLADTTMRQNGYKIYTTIDKEIYDRMQVVAKEFQYYGQDKTEEKKNPDTGEMEKVVEPVEVGAVLTENKTGKIISFVAGRDHSREQTNHALRATRQNGSTMKPLVVYAPGMELGLIQPGTVFVDVNFEMVAGGKVWNPGNFGGAHYGFVSARTSLAKSHNVPAVIGYTKIVNQRPTSFLEKMGFTSLTEGDHSNLAMSLGGMETGVTVEENVNAYATFANGGKFVDAYMIEKIETKDGEVIYQHKSEEVEVFSPQTAYLTIDMMRDVIRGGTASGVPSMLKFSSDWAGKTGTSQEFRDSWFVASNPNVTFGTWIGYDTPKRLEAYKGLSYSKRGQMIWAQLMNAAYDIRPELVKSNETFKMPGGIVRRSYCTISGLLPSDLCKEAGLVQTDIFNANFVPRKVDDTLEKGKFITLGDKAYRALDSTPAEFTTDGVMIKKEFLEENNLKSAAELMKLLSKQATFKNVVVPEDEPLADNGSAPSPTDKVGISGNKLTWAKHGHNDIVGYRIYRAENFSDQFKKVGSMSVKDFTENGGFAINSTIAAYYVTAVDVAGREGAPSKHALKGEWLKEKPPEPEPEKPEPKPEDPKKPEDPKKPVDPPKDPVDPVDPVDPIDPADPADPPAGQ